The following coding sequences lie in one Peromyscus maniculatus bairdii isolate BWxNUB_F1_BW_parent chromosome 3, HU_Pman_BW_mat_3.1, whole genome shotgun sequence genomic window:
- the LOC143272429 gene encoding sperm motility kinase-like isoform X1, with the protein MEQAGEAHCSAEEAFTDDYKMMMTLAQGHFSEVKLAFHVPTVSCVVVKILRNKKKYASFINSEVSIMKSLAHANIVQLFHVVETRETTYLVMEHASEGDLLHHILELGSLEESEARRLFIQILHAVQYCHNNSIAHRDIKAGNILLDCKGNAKLADFGLSAKVMPEQKFRGFCGTLFYCAPELFGEEAYDGLATDVWSLGVLLFLMVTGHFPFRARSVERVKEHILAANFKVPPHVSMDIYNVIVKLLIINPGRRPTIGQIMRFPIVRSSEARSPPTSTQALPGTPSPSIVKAMTVMGYKSEEIVESLRDQKYNQVMATYLILQHQSPGGDCYHHQKKPVRAMRSGLDLNLADLHTFPVSLWRATEPAPPTFTLPSKTKEREEKNARQGGTRQSMPAALCCQPKRMHHPYLTHLFYSATDSFTSSSLESIEYFTHSEFGSFGCHLASVQPPLFLDTSSPRPHQSETPGDTDNNLSSCSPQEELWSSQEAPQYFTPTGSSPWDTLQEETMTQDEAITHELTMTEVEAMTHEGTMTQDEVITHDATLIQDEVITQDTTLSQEGTTLTQDEVITQQTTLTQQRTMIKEGKMTQNEAITHDANMIQEKTMNHDGTMVKNETISQEATIMQVEAIIQDATISPEATMTQVENLIQEEAITLDMAITQEVAITHGQPQDAGPASSRTRRHHSWKGVRKTIMNCFRNLCCCCLPPSERGRASRKNLAPKGRDHGVTPRTSPEEVKPQLHGL; encoded by the exons ATGGAGCAGGCCGGGGAGGCCCACTGCTCTGCTGAGGAGGCCTTCACCGATGACTATAAGATGATGATGACCCTGGCCCAAGGACATTTTTCAGAGGTCAAATTGGCCTTTCACGTGCCCACAGTATCCTGTGTGGTTGTAAAAATTCTTAGAAACAAGAAGAAGTATGCCTCATTTATCAACAGTGAAGTCAGCATCATGAAATCCCTTGCCCATGCCAACATCGTTCAATTGTTTCATGTGGTCGAGACCAGAGAGACCACCTACCTGGTGATGGAGCATGCATCAGAGGGAGACCTGCTGCATCATATACTGGAACTGGGGTCCTTAGAGGAGAGCGAGGCTCGAAGGTTGTTTATCCAGATATTGCATGCAGTGCAGTACTGTCACAATAACTCGATTGCTCACAGAGACATTAAGGCAGGGAACATCCTCCTGGACTGCAAGGGTAATGCCAAGCTTGCCGATTTTGGCCTTTCGGCCAAGGTCATGCCTGAGCAGAAGTTTAGGGGTTTCTGTGGAACTTTATTTTACTGTGCCCCAGAACTGTTTGGAGAGGAGGCCTATGATGGCCTTGCCACTGATGTGTGGAGTTTAGGCGTGCTCCTCTTCCTCATGGTCACCGGGcactttcccttcagagctaggTCTGTTGAGCGGGTGAAAGAGCACATCCTTGCCGCAAACTTCAAGGTGCCTCCACATGTTTCCATGGACATTTACAATGTCATCGTCAAACTGCTGATCATCAACCCTGGCCGGAGGCCCACCATAGGCCAAATCATGAGGTTCCCCATAGTCAGGAGCAGTGAGGCTCGGTCACCACCTACTTCCACCCAGGCTCTCCCAGGCACCCCCAGCCCTAGCATTGTCAAAGCCATGACAGTCATGGGGTATAAATCTGAAGAAATCGTTGAGTCTCTGAGAGACCAGAAATACAACCAGGTGATGGCCACTTACCTAATTCTACAGCACCAGTCACCTGGGGGAGACTGCTACCATCACCAAAAGAAACCCGTGAGAGCCATGCGGTCAGGCCTTGACCTCAACCTGGCAGATCTTCACACTTTCCCTGTGTCCTTATGGAGAGCTACCGAGCCTGCTCCCCCCACCTTCACCTTGCCATCTAAgaccaaggagagagaagagaagaatgccaggcagggtggcacaagGCAGAGCATGCCTGCCGCCCTGTGCTGCCAGCCAAAGAGGATGCACCATCCCTATCTAACCCACCTGTTCTATTCCGCGACTGATTCCTTCACAAGCAGCAGCCTGGAAAGCATTGAGTATTTCACACATTCGGAGTTCGGGTCATTCGGTTGTCACTTGGCCAGTGTCCAGCCACCTCTCTTTCTGGACACCTCCTCTCCTAGGCCACACCAGAGTGAGACTCCAGGTGACACAGACAACAACTTGTCCTCCTGCAGTCCACAGGAGGAACTCTGGAGCTCCCAGGAGGCACCTCAGTATTTcacccccacaggctcctccccTTGGGATACATTGCAGGAAGAGACTATGACCCAGGATGAGGCCATAACTCATGAACTGACCATGACAGAGGTTGAAGCTATGACCCATGAAGGGACAATGACCCAGGATGAGGTCATCACCCATGATGCAACATTAATTCAGGATGAGGTTATCACCCAGGATACCACCTTGTCCCAGGAAGGGACAACCTTGACCCAAGATGAGGTCATCACTCAGCAAACCACCTTGACCCAACAAAGGACCATGATCAAGGAAGGGAAGATGACCCAGAATGAGGCCATAACTCATGATGCAAACATGATCCAGGAAAAGACCATGAACCATGATGGGACCATGGTAAAGAATGAAACCATATCACAGGAAGCGACCATCATGCAAGTAGAGGCCATCATTCAGGATGCAACCATCTCCCCAGAAGCCACCATGACCCAGGTTGAGAACCTCATTCAGGAAGAGGCTATCACTCTGGATATGGCCATCACCCAGGAAGTGGCCATCACCCATGGGCAGCCCCAGGATGCAGGCCCAGCTTCATCCCGAACCCGGAGGCATCACAGCTGGAAGGGGGTCAGGAAAACAATTATGAACTGCTTCAGAAACCTCTGTTGCTGCTGCCTGCCACCTTCAGAGAGAGGCCGAGCCTCCCGCAAGAACCTGGCTCCAAAGGGAAGGGATCATGGAGTCACCCCCAGAACCAG TCCTGAAGAGGTCAAGCCCCAGCTCCATGGCTTGTGA
- the LOC143272429 gene encoding sperm motility kinase-like isoform X2, giving the protein MEQAGEAHCSAEEAFTDDYKMMMTLAQGHFSEVKLAFHVPTVSCVVVKILRNKKKYASFINSEVSIMKSLAHANIVQLFHVVETRETTYLVMEHASEGDLLHHILELGSLEESEARRLFIQILHAVQYCHNNSIAHRDIKAGNILLDCKGNAKLADFGLSAKVMPEQKFRGFCGTLFYCAPELFGEEAYDGLATDVWSLGVLLFLMVTGHFPFRARSVERVKEHILAANFKVPPHVSMDIYNVIVKLLIINPGRRPTIGQIMRFPIVRSSEARSPPTSTQALPGTPSPSIVKAMTVMGYKSEEIVESLRDQKYNQVMATYLILQHQSPGGDCYHHQKKPVRAMRSGLDLNLADLHTFPVSLWRATEPAPPTFTLPSKTKEREEKNARQGGTRQSMPAALCCQPKRMHHPYLTHLFYSATDSFTSSSLESIEYFTHSEFGSFGCHLASVQPPLFLDTSSPRPHQSETPGDTDNNLSSCSPQEELWSSQEAPQYFTPTGSSPWDTLQEETMTQDEAITHELTMTEVEAMTHEGTMTQDEVITHDATLIQDEVITQDTTLSQEGTTLTQDEVITQQTTLTQQRTMIKEGKMTQNEAITHDANMIQEKTMNHDGTMVKNETISQEATIMQVEAIIQDATISPEATMTQVENLIQEEAITLDMAITQEVAITHGQPQDAGPASSRTRRHHSWKGVRKTIMNCFRNLCCCCLPPSERGRASRKNLAPKGRDHGVTPRTSAEEVKPQLHGL; this is encoded by the exons ATGGAGCAGGCCGGGGAGGCCCACTGCTCTGCTGAGGAGGCCTTCACCGATGACTATAAGATGATGATGACCCTGGCCCAAGGACATTTTTCAGAGGTCAAATTGGCCTTTCACGTGCCCACAGTATCCTGTGTGGTTGTAAAAATTCTTAGAAACAAGAAGAAGTATGCCTCATTTATCAACAGTGAAGTCAGCATCATGAAATCCCTTGCCCATGCCAACATCGTTCAATTGTTTCATGTGGTCGAGACCAGAGAGACCACCTACCTGGTGATGGAGCATGCATCAGAGGGAGACCTGCTGCATCATATACTGGAACTGGGGTCCTTAGAGGAGAGCGAGGCTCGAAGGTTGTTTATCCAGATATTGCATGCAGTGCAGTACTGTCACAATAACTCGATTGCTCACAGAGACATTAAGGCAGGGAACATCCTCCTGGACTGCAAGGGTAATGCCAAGCTTGCCGATTTTGGCCTTTCGGCCAAGGTCATGCCTGAGCAGAAGTTTAGGGGTTTCTGTGGAACTTTATTTTACTGTGCCCCAGAACTGTTTGGAGAGGAGGCCTATGATGGCCTTGCCACTGATGTGTGGAGTTTAGGCGTGCTCCTCTTCCTCATGGTCACCGGGcactttcccttcagagctaggTCTGTTGAGCGGGTGAAAGAGCACATCCTTGCCGCAAACTTCAAGGTGCCTCCACATGTTTCCATGGACATTTACAATGTCATCGTCAAACTGCTGATCATCAACCCTGGCCGGAGGCCCACCATAGGCCAAATCATGAGGTTCCCCATAGTCAGGAGCAGTGAGGCTCGGTCACCACCTACTTCCACCCAGGCTCTCCCAGGCACCCCCAGCCCTAGCATTGTCAAAGCCATGACAGTCATGGGGTATAAATCTGAAGAAATCGTTGAGTCTCTGAGAGACCAGAAATACAACCAGGTGATGGCCACTTACCTAATTCTACAGCACCAGTCACCTGGGGGAGACTGCTACCATCACCAAAAGAAACCCGTGAGAGCCATGCGGTCAGGCCTTGACCTCAACCTGGCAGATCTTCACACTTTCCCTGTGTCCTTATGGAGAGCTACCGAGCCTGCTCCCCCCACCTTCACCTTGCCATCTAAgaccaaggagagagaagagaagaatgccaggcagggtggcacaagGCAGAGCATGCCTGCCGCCCTGTGCTGCCAGCCAAAGAGGATGCACCATCCCTATCTAACCCACCTGTTCTATTCCGCGACTGATTCCTTCACAAGCAGCAGCCTGGAAAGCATTGAGTATTTCACACATTCGGAGTTCGGGTCATTCGGTTGTCACTTGGCCAGTGTCCAGCCACCTCTCTTTCTGGACACCTCCTCTCCTAGGCCACACCAGAGTGAGACTCCAGGTGACACAGACAACAACTTGTCCTCCTGCAGTCCACAGGAGGAACTCTGGAGCTCCCAGGAGGCACCTCAGTATTTcacccccacaggctcctccccTTGGGATACATTGCAGGAAGAGACTATGACCCAGGATGAGGCCATAACTCATGAACTGACCATGACAGAGGTTGAAGCTATGACCCATGAAGGGACAATGACCCAGGATGAGGTCATCACCCATGATGCAACATTAATTCAGGATGAGGTTATCACCCAGGATACCACCTTGTCCCAGGAAGGGACAACCTTGACCCAAGATGAGGTCATCACTCAGCAAACCACCTTGACCCAACAAAGGACCATGATCAAGGAAGGGAAGATGACCCAGAATGAGGCCATAACTCATGATGCAAACATGATCCAGGAAAAGACCATGAACCATGATGGGACCATGGTAAAGAATGAAACCATATCACAGGAAGCGACCATCATGCAAGTAGAGGCCATCATTCAGGATGCAACCATCTCCCCAGAAGCCACCATGACCCAGGTTGAGAACCTCATTCAGGAAGAGGCTATCACTCTGGATATGGCCATCACCCAGGAAGTGGCCATCACCCATGGGCAGCCCCAGGATGCAGGCCCAGCTTCATCCCGAACCCGGAGGCATCACAGCTGGAAGGGGGTCAGGAAAACAATTATGAACTGCTTCAGAAACCTCTGTTGCTGCTGCCTGCCACCTTCAGAGAGAGGCCGAGCCTCCCGCAAGAACCTGGCTCCAAAGGGAAGGGATCATGGAGTCACCCCCAGAACCAG TGCTGAAGAGGTCAAGCCCCAGCTCCATGGCTTGTGA